A segment of the Trifolium pratense cultivar HEN17-A07 linkage group LG7, ARS_RC_1.1, whole genome shotgun sequence genome:
TAGactaatatttgttttatttcacaaTGGTTTCATTCCCTGTGCGCTTTCgataaaaaatatgttatgctccaaaagaaaattatagatTTGAAGTTTGAATATTTGTATGTAAACCTAGGTGAAAAAAATATACTGGACAAAATTGTTACCTTAAATTAAACATAGGTGAAAGACCAAAATGaggtgaaaaaaaatataaaggacaAAATTGTTACCTTAAATTATGTTAAAGACCACGGGAGTAATTTTGCTTAAAATAACTTGTTAGctaatttatattgtatgtTAAATTCAAATGGAATTTCAACTATACATGATGCAACTTCATAATACTATACTAATAGTATCATGTTGAGACTCGAGACACAACTCAATGTTTGAAGATAATGCTTATCGGTAGTGTTTCAGAAACATAGCTACTTCTCCAAGTCAAATGAGTTAAGATGCATTTTAATTCGGTTGTTCAAATGTACAAAATGATAAATTAGTTATTGAAAGGGAAGATCATTGGTCAATTTAATTTGTTCATCATCTATCATAGTTAAAAATGCTGATTTGGCACGTGTGTTTGACATGTTCACTCTCGCGTGTTTATTGCTATTTTGCGAAGAGTGGATACAAAAAACATGTCATACATTCGTGCCACATTAATAATATTGAACATGCCATACTCACATGGCCAAAAATAAACATCTTCAAATTATGATTTTATCAGTTGGAAATTGGAATCTATGCTCTCCACAATTGAGTTCTGTTTTGTTAACAAATGCTATTGATGTCACTAGATTAAGGTTTTAGCTGTATTTTCCCACTCAAAAAATACACAAGAAATCATGTGTTGAAACTTAGGTTAGGATGCAAAATCTTAGTTCTCATATGTGCTacttgaaaaggaaaaaaaaaaaacttacaattCAAACACTAAACAACTTGTTATACATGAAATTTAACTAATTTACATATCATGCTAAAATGTAAAAGTGCATAGTGAACTTTTCACATTTCGGTGTCGATGATGAGCTCAGCTGCAGCGCCCATTGTACCAACCCCACCAGCACCCAACAAAGCAAGAGCAAGCTCCTCCTCATTCAACTGTCTCAACCCATTGCTCAATCTTTTCAAGACATTTACATCAACTTCCAACACCCAGTTTGGTGTACAACCTACCATCAAACTCACAAAACCCGATACATAGGCACGCCAAGTAGCCGGATCACAGCCAAGTGATATCTTACCGTCAAGTGCACTTGCAAGAAACTCCAGGTGGGTCCCCAAAACTTTCGGACGACGCTTTGAAGCTGATGATGATGAATCGGCTCCCCAAGCGAAAGCGCCAGAAAGCACTGCGAAGTAAGCAAGTGCATATCCGCCGAGCATTGAAACCATTCCATtagatttttcttcttcttggtCTGATCTGTGAACAGATATAAACCATGATGGCAATGTTTCGTTTATTAATAGTTGAACCAGTGTCAAGCCTCCTGATATCCACACTAACGAAGCTCCGAGGGCAGCTGCGAGCTTCACTCTTGTCATTGATGCAGCAAGAGAAACCTGTCCATATTTTATGCCAACGCCGTCTTTCGTTGGTTTCAACTTTTTCAATTGCTGCTTTGGCAGCCCGCCGCATACGATTTCTCTCACTGACTGCATCAAGATGGAAACAATTTCTTCAGTCAAGAAAACAATATCTCTTACTGACCGATAAGCACGTAAGTAGAGAATTCCCGGAGCAACAGGGCAAATCCCTCCAGATAAATTGGACTTAAATCCGTGGCCTAGAAGGGCTCCAACACCTCCACTGCATGAGATACGGGAGCTACTCATCCCAAGGGTAGCTGTGAAGCAGCTCTTAACAAGTTGAACTACTGCGTCACTGTTGTGGAGGAAGACAGTTCTAGATGCTGAGAAGATAAGGAAGTCACTCCAACGTTTCGCCTTTTGGGTCCACAAGGAAGCAACAATTGGCATGCAAGGCCATGGACACCCTGCAGCCAGGCCCTCTAATGTTTGGCCAGCTAACTGAAGAAATCTCTCTGATGATCTGTCAACTTTGTAGGTTATGGTGAGGCTTGTGAAGGCAGCCAAGGGCAACGGAAGTGTGGCTGGAGAGTTGTTGTCTCCTGTGAAAATAACGACCATTGGTTAGAATAGTAGACAACTTAATATTAATGTTGGAAACGAAAAGGAAGATGATGAAGCATCTTTCCTAAAAAGCAATTGAATTTAATACTCGAATCAGGTGGTGTAAAAGATGAAATGTAAATGTACATTGTGTTGTGTTCCAAAAATGCACTATAAGCCAGGATTTGAAAAAAGTTTTTAGAATTACCTGAAGTAAGACTAGGCACATCAACACCAGTTTCCGCCAAGATTTTCTTTATCTGTTCCTCTACATTCTGTAGATTTGCAGCAGGACTTGGCCAATCTGTTCCATTCATAAATGCTGGTTTCCAAACTCCTCGAGTTACTTCAGCAGAGAAGTAACTTATTATGGTTGCCAGAGATGCAGGAAGAAAATCAGCTATATCCTTAAGCCCTGGTATTAAGCAAAGCATCATGATTTTAGGTTCTCTTCAATAATTTAGAAATCATGAGTTCAACAAGCTGTTCAATGCGTTCCCTAAGATTCATCTGATCAAAATGTGCATACCTGTTGCCAACTCACGGGGAGACAGTCTTCCATGAGCACATGCCGTGAGAGCAGCATCAACTACAAAGGGAATGGCTTCAAGAATATCCCAAGCAGGCAACTTCGGTACGGTAGAGGCATCGTCATTTCCAGGCCCAGAAGAGCTACTGCTTCCGGATGCAATAGTTGTTTGGTTTCCTCTATTAATCTTTCTGAACATCATATTAAGAAGTCCCTCAACTATTTGATGAAAAGGTGTTCCGTGAACAAGACCTGATAGTGTTGAAGCTATACACGCTTGATGCTGCCGGTACCAAACTTTTAATTTTGGAAAGGAATCAACAAATACAGAATTTGGCGACGATAGACTTGCAATTTCTGAAAGTCTCCTTCTGTTACGATCTTTGCGGATGTTACCAGCAGACATTAAGTGGGAGTTTCGTACCATAAGCAAGTATTCCGGAGTTAATTGAGAACCAACAGTTGGCGTATCTCCAATTCCATGTTCAAGAGGAGGACAGTTAAATTTCCATAACTTCAAAAGAAGAATAAATACATTTGAAAACACGGCATGGGCTGATATCTCTTCCCCAGATGTAAGTTTCCATGAGATGTTAGGCATACATGACCCGAAAACTTCACAGATTGGCATCAATGAACATGCAAGCTGCGGAACCTGGTTGGAGTTTCAGGAAATGCATTAATACAAAGTTTAAAGAAAAAGTGTTTGTTGTATATATAAGAATCATATTGGAGAGAAAATAGAATTAAACTTACCAAGCCATGGAGTGAAAATACTTGTATACAATCGATAGATGCAATTCCAACAAAGAGTGCGTTAAGTATTAGAGCATAACTTATCAAATAGTTGTTTCCTTCCGTGTTCTCAACAGGCACTGGTGGAGACAATAACCTGAGAATGAAATGAACAGTATGCTCCTACAAAAAATAGAGATTTGAATTTTATTAGGATGGGATGGTAGTTCGGAAGAAAGATATTGTGGTCTACAGTTTGCACGACCGAGCAAGTTAGAGTTTTCTATGTGCTCTATTGTCTAACTTCATACCTGTATATTCCAGCCTCGAATTAGGGATGCCCCGCAAAGAATGGTAGCAGCATATATCTTTTCATCTTCTGATCCCGCAATTGCAATTTCAAAAATTTTCTCCAATTCTGCTAAGCTTCCATCAAATCCAGGAGCGTAAATTCAGTTGCTTTACCTTTTTGGTAAATTTACAAAAAAGAGCATCTCACATTCCTGGCTTcaggaaagaaaaagaaacactgAAGACCAGGCCACGgtattttaaaagtaatttaaagTCTACCCGTTTGTTAGTCACCATTGTTATGGTATAAATTTAGTTTATCATGAATTGTTTGTGGTATTTAGTAAATTATCTCAGGTTTCGGTACATCAAATCACAACCATGAAATTGAAGTACATAAAATCTTCAATTCACTCATGTGATAATTAGCGTAGAAACCAATGTTGTCTACTGTGGATCGTGGATAATagcggtttgttcaaatttcgcAACCCTACAGCGCTAAAGTGTCACTATAGCCGAAATTTCACAACACTTTGAACTAAATAGCGTATCTCAAAACAATAGCGGTTTGTCCAAATTTTTCTATGCTATGACTCTAtagccactatttgacaacactggtAGAAACACATTAATGTAGAGTCGTTGAAACATTTGTAAGTGGCTTCTTTTATGGCCTGTTTAggaaagaatataaaaataaaaacttccaaaatatttttgataaaaaggTCATAGAATTGTGTCTAAATGGTAGGCCTACGTAGAAAGGAATACCTTTGCCTAAAATTGACACATTGCagctcacaaaaaaaaaattgacacatTGCAAGTTCTTGAATGTACTCTCAAATAGGTATATGAATCAAATGACTGAACATGCAAAACTTTGACCATACCTTGTGGCGGGACTTGAAACCAGAGCATTCACCATCACTGAAGTAAGTGGGGATCCCTTCATAAATGATGACCAGCCAGGTACTTGAGTTGGCATACATTGAGGTATTTGATTGATGTGTCCGTTCACATAACCTGGCCATAAGTACGCAGATGTGTCGAGTAGATTTCGAGCAATACAAGCCTCAACTATCAGATGACGCATGTTTCCAGCTGAAAAAGAATAAACCATTTAGTTTTTATATATAGATGGTATTTTAAATATAGATGGCAAACTACAGACAACGAGGTTTTGGTGAAATTATTACAATTAAGTATTTCTAACCACTCAAATAGTTAATCAGGTCAAGTTGTTACACATTAACCACTCTTCGAATAAAAGCATTTCTACTTTTGTATAGACAACTCTTTCTTTAGCTTACAACGTtgaaatgaagatgaaaaaaaccATATTACTTCTCCAACAAACGTAGTGGAAATCAGTTAAAAGGAGTATACTATCGAAAGGGTGAAATAGgctttttcttctgtgctcaaGGAAGCATCTTCATTTTTTCCAAATAAAAATGTATTCAGTGTATACTGTAGAAAGGTTTATTGTTGCAGAGTTTTCCTAATTCAAATTAGGTAATGCAGTAATCAGACCATGTTGCATTATAGAAAATTATAACCTTTCAAAACAATTTGAAAGCTGCGATCTCTGTGAACCTTCTGTGATTCAAACAGAATCAAAAACACAAGAGCAGACTCAAgtacaaacaaaacaacacattCAAAGAATTATGATAAAGCAACATGCCTATTGCACAGCTTTTTACCGCAGTAAGATACATTATCATACACATATTTGGTTGTTACATTTCATGTCAATGTTGAAACAACGTGAGGCGTATTCCTTATCAAATTTGGATGAAAAACTCAATCGGAAAATGCTATATAACATCCTCAATAAGACATTTCTACAGTTGATAGAAGTCATTCATAGTAGCTGGAGATCTATATACAATTTTATGATTGATATAGAATGCAATATCACTTACAACAGTCAACTGGCATCTCCCCCATGGTGAGGCAGTCAAAATACGCACTCCCCATAGTGACGCCAGAAACAAATAGCATAGCTTTTGCAGCAGCCTGatttgcagcagcaacaaccGATTGAGGTGGAGTGAGCAAGCTCTGATAATCACCCAATACCTGGAGACTTGAGACTAAATCATTACGACATTTTCCAGGAACTCTTTTCTCTTTGCAGTAATCTGTCCGGCCACTGCCATTTTCATTAATAGGCGTCTGTTCTTCCTCCTGCTCTTCAATAAGATTGGCAACAACGAGAGGTATGATACATAACAGCATGCATATGCGGGTATCAAGATGCGGCATAGGGCCCTCAATAGGATCTCTTtcctataaatatattaatagttaatttaaGCAAGCCACCGATGAAAATGTCTTAGCTACAAAGCATATCATAATGGATTGGATTACCATAAATAATTGATGAACAGTGTATGTTTAAATCCAAAACATTACAAGAAAACACATTAAGTTGCAGGGGAAGAGTTTTACCCTCTGGACAAGCCGAAGACTTGCAAACCAAAGACCTAAAAAAGTGTCATACCAAGAGGTGCCATTTATCGCTCGGAGGGTCTTTATCAAacctaaacaaaaaaaaaaatatcacaagaACCTAAGTTAAAAGGACAAATCTATAGTTTGGATTCCAATTTCCAATAGGTATTCCGGATTTCTGGTCTTACCACTGATTTCTTCAACAGCACTTGTGGCACTAACTTGATAGCCATCCATGGTGTCCTCCAGCACCAAATCAAGAGGAATCCAAAGAGCAGAATGACTTGCTCCATGACACAGTGATGCAGAAGAAGAAAGATATTCAAAAGCCATAACTTTACGGAACTTTTGCTGAGAATTTGTTTTGCATTCTTGAGTCAATACCATACAACAATCTGAAGTCAAATGCAGAAATGCCTCGGGACTTAGAGTTTTTGATTTTCTTAGTGCTAATGAATTTGATCCCAGCAACTGTAGCCGTTGAACAAAACTTCGCCAATGTGCAGGCCTGATAAAATGGAAATCAAAAAACGTGAAtcttatttaaaattgaatagaTATAAAATTCCAGAATGAACAGAGTTATACACATAGAggataaatataaatataaatataaatataaatataaatataaatataaatataaatataaatataaatataaatataaatataaatagtccccgtgagcttagctcagttggtagggacatcgcactatatgtgcaggagcccgggttcgaacccgggacactccacttattcacctttaaggtggattttctagccatcaggctacttgaccaaaaaaaaaaaaaatataaatataaatataaatataaatataaatataaatataaatataaaagataacATGTACGTACAAATTTCGGCGAGCCAAACAAAGAATCCTTGAAGACATTTTATCCTGCAAAAACCGCCCAATCAACTCAACAGCCATTATGGTATTCGTGTTATGTAAATTCTGATTTTGTTCGGTCTTTTTATCACTATAATTGTCATGTTCATCCAATTCCATATCTTGATATAGCGTTGCCCATCTAGACTTTTTTTCCGGAGTAAATTCTAGCAAACCTTCATCGTCCAACAATGCATCAAGCAACTGCCAgacaattgaaaaaataaactCAACCACCACAATGCCGGGCTCACTTTGTGACATGCCAAATATACTGGAAAGATGGAGAACACCGTCTACGGATTTCATGACCCTGTCCATTACATCACCAAAAGAGTTAACAAGGAACAAAAGCGCGTCACTAAGACACAGTAACTTATATATATCTCAACCATTAATGACTAGCATAAAGAAAtaagaaataacaaaattgacaccgaccaatagaagagagaaaaattgACACCGAAGAATACAGTCATGAAAAAGGGTGTCAGATCAAATGTAATATTATCCTTAAAATTAGAAACTTAATTTAGCAACCACATTCAGTCATAGTAAAATGCATTGAAGAGAATCatggtctgtttggattgacttatttgacaTAAGCACTTACGAAACTGTACGgaaaagtttatgaaaacagttcataaactgttttcagcttatttccataagctctaaaggatagcttatgaaaactgctcgacttcatttttttttcttttgttatagaaataatatatacataagcacttaaatgataagcgcttaattaagttatttatccaaacaggaccaaaatcatttgatgacCATCAAGTACTAAACAGATTTCAACAATCAATCATAAAT
Coding sequences within it:
- the LOC123899463 gene encoding mediator of RNA polymerase II transcription subunit 33A; translated protein: MEISKRKSMEDVTKEAQQKGSDPLVWAIQMYSNLNSSGESLPSSQLAEFLVSYICWNNNVPILWKFLDKALILNIVPPMLLLSLLSLRVIPCRHVQPAAYRLYLELIKRHAFELKSQINRPDYQKVMKSVDGVLHLSSIFGMSQSEPGIVVVEFIFSIVWQLLDALLDDEGLLEFTPEKKSRWATLYQDMELDEHDNYSDKKTEQNQNLHNTNTIMAVELIGRFLQDKMSSRILCLARRNLPAHWRSFVQRLQLLGSNSLALRKSKTLSPEAFLHLTSDCCMVLTQECKTNSQQKFRKVMAFEYLSSSASLCHGASHSALWIPLDLVLEDTMDGYQVSATSAVEEISGLIKTLRAINGTSWYDTFLGLWFASLRLVQRERDPIEGPMPHLDTRICMLLCIIPLVVANLIEEQEEEQTPINENGSGRTDYCKEKRVPGKCRNDLVSSLQVLGDYQSLLTPPQSVVAAANQAAAKAMLFVSGVTMGSAYFDCLTMGEMPVDCSGNMRHLIVEACIARNLLDTSAYLWPGYVNGHINQIPQCMPTQVPGWSSFMKGSPLTSVMVNALVSSPATSLAELEKIFEIAIAGSEDEKIYAATILCGASLIRGWNIQEHTVHFILRLLSPPVPVENTEGNNYLISYALILNALFVGIASIDCIQVFSLHGLVPQLACSLMPICEVFGSCMPNISWKLTSGEEISAHAVFSNVFILLLKLWKFNCPPLEHGIGDTPTVGSQLTPEYLLMVRNSHLMSAGNIRKDRNRRRLSEIASLSSPNSVFVDSFPKLKVWYRQHQACIASTLSGLVHGTPFHQIVEGLLNMMFRKINRGNQTTIASGSSSSSGPGNDDASTVPKLPAWDILEAIPFVVDAALTACAHGRLSPRELATGLKDIADFLPASLATIISYFSAEVTRGVWKPAFMNGTDWPSPAANLQNVEEQIKKILAETGVDVPSLTSGDNNSPATLPLPLAAFTSLTITYKVDRSSERFLQLAGQTLEGLAAGCPWPCMPIVASLWTQKAKRWSDFLIFSASRTVFLHNSDAVVQLVKSCFTATLGMSSSRISCSGGVGALLGHGFKSNLSGGICPVAPGILYLRAYRSVRDIVFLTEEIVSILMQSVREIVCGGLPKQQLKKLKPTKDGVGIKYGQVSLAASMTRVKLAAALGASLVWISGGLTLVQLLINETLPSWFISVHRSDQEEEKSNGMVSMLGGYALAYFAVLSGAFAWGADSSSSASKRRPKVLGTHLEFLASALDGKISLGCDPATWRAYVSGFVSLMVGCTPNWVLEVDVNVLKRLSNGLRQLNEEELALALLGAGGVGTMGAAAELIIDTEM